The following proteins are encoded in a genomic region of Aquella oligotrophica:
- a CDS encoding HAD family hydrolase gives MGKFKAVIFDLDGTLLDTVEDIAVSVNKVLERHSLPKHNLDDYRRFVGRGIAKLVEQATPTDKHSTSFLKQIYSEVIAEYSKNLDCYTKPYLGINDLLDGLSEKGVRLAILSNKAHEFMADVVKSYFSKWSFDVVFGARKNIPTKPNPYSVFEIMQIMQLKPVDIVYVGDTDVDMQTANAAGVFSVGVAWGFRKREELVNNGAKVIIDYPHELLKLFA, from the coding sequence ATGGGGAAATTTAAAGCTGTAATTTTTGATTTGGATGGGACTTTACTGGATACGGTAGAAGACATAGCTGTCTCTGTTAATAAGGTTTTAGAGAGGCATTCTTTACCCAAACATAATTTAGATGACTATCGACGCTTTGTTGGGCGTGGTATTGCTAAGCTAGTGGAGCAAGCAACACCAACAGATAAACATAGCACTAGTTTTTTGAAGCAAATTTATTCCGAAGTTATAGCTGAATACTCAAAAAATCTTGATTGCTATACAAAACCATACCTTGGTATTAATGACTTGCTTGATGGCTTGAGTGAAAAAGGTGTTCGGTTAGCTATTTTATCAAATAAGGCTCATGAGTTTATGGCAGATGTGGTAAAAAGTTATTTCAGTAAATGGTCTTTTGATGTAGTTTTTGGTGCTCGTAAAAATATACCAACCAAGCCAAATCCATATTCTGTATTTGAAATTATGCAAATCATGCAGCTTAAACCAGTAGATATAGTTTATGTTGGTGATACTGACGTTGATATGCAAACCGCAAATGCCGCAGGAGTATTTTCGGTTGGTGTTGCATGGGGTTTTAGGAAGCGTGAGGAATTAGTTAATAATGGCGCAAAAGTTATTATAGATTATCCACATGAACTCTTAAAATTGTTTGCTTAG
- a CDS encoding NAD(P)/FAD-dependent oxidoreductase yields the protein MNRRDFLKVGLGLGAGFAGAKFLTGNNDSKLLLENIIDTAYDSSSTNTYYKDTQNSKVELPQLTDDASCDVCVIGGGLTGISTAFRLANAGYKVILLEADKIANQASGMNGGQVLTAYECGMEYFEDKFGDDVARKLWQLSLEAVNIVKDNIRKYDIKCDWQSGTGITAFLEKHVADLEEEYEIMTKKYHYNHIRLLDKKETRDLIDSDLYYGCLYDDFAGHMHPLNYALGMTKVTLTNPNASLYEKSRATAIKFNQSGKHIISVNGKYNINANFVVLACNYNNSLFAPELAYKVTKFDTYVLATEPLEAKLAQQLIKNRMSVFDSRNVMNYYRLTGNNSLIFGGGDTFGKADPEKVKATLYTEMIKTFPQLAGVKIKNFWYGADSMTLTLAPNFGRLYDTVYYAQGYSGQGLALSNLAGVVIAEAIRGQAGKFDLFAQIKPFEVTNIAGVQNAIVKLGTYYFRMKDYFGL from the coding sequence ATGAATCGACGCGATTTTCTAAAAGTCGGGCTTGGCTTGGGTGCTGGCTTTGCTGGCGCAAAATTTTTAACTGGCAATAATGACAGTAAATTATTGCTTGAGAATATTATTGATACTGCCTATGATAGTTCTTCTACGAATACCTACTATAAGGATACTCAAAATAGTAAAGTTGAATTACCGCAATTAACTGATGATGCTTCATGCGATGTTTGTGTTATTGGCGGTGGTCTAACCGGAATCTCGACTGCGTTTCGACTTGCGAATGCGGGCTATAAAGTAATTCTCCTTGAAGCTGATAAAATAGCTAATCAAGCCAGTGGAATGAATGGTGGGCAAGTATTGACTGCTTATGAATGTGGCATGGAATATTTTGAAGATAAATTTGGTGATGATGTAGCACGTAAACTCTGGCAACTATCATTAGAAGCGGTAAATATCGTCAAGGATAATATCAGGAAATATGATATAAAATGTGATTGGCAAAGTGGTACTGGGATTACAGCCTTTCTTGAAAAGCATGTAGCTGATCTTGAAGAAGAATATGAAATAATGACTAAAAAATATCATTATAATCATATTCGCTTACTGGATAAAAAAGAAACCCGCGACTTAATTGATTCTGATTTATACTATGGTTGCCTTTATGATGATTTTGCTGGGCATATGCATCCACTAAATTACGCCCTAGGCATGACTAAGGTGACTCTTACTAATCCGAATGCTAGTCTTTATGAAAAAAGTCGGGCAACGGCGATCAAATTTAATCAGTCAGGCAAGCATATAATTAGCGTAAATGGTAAATATAATATTAATGCCAACTTTGTAGTTCTTGCTTGTAATTATAATAATAGTCTATTTGCGCCCGAATTAGCCTATAAAGTTACCAAATTTGATACTTATGTATTAGCAACTGAGCCACTAGAGGCTAAATTAGCTCAGCAACTGATTAAAAACCGAATGTCGGTATTTGATAGCCGGAATGTGATGAATTATTATCGGCTTACCGGAAATAATAGCCTAATCTTTGGTGGTGGCGATACCTTTGGGAAGGCAGATCCCGAGAAAGTAAAGGCGACACTTTATACAGAAATGATCAAAACTTTCCCACAGCTTGCCGGAGTAAAAATAAAAAATTTCTGGTACGGTGCTGATAGCATGACCTTAACTCTTGCACCAAATTTTGGACGGCTTTATGATACGGTATATTATGCCCAAGGCTATTCAGGGCAGGGCTTAGCATTAAGTAATTTGGCTGGAGTAGTTATTGCTGAAGCAATTCGTGGACAAGCAGGGAAGTTTGATTTATTTGCACAGATTAAGCCATTTGAAGTGACGAATATTGCAGGTGTTCAGAATGCAATTGTAAAACTGGGTACATATTATTTCAGAATGAAAGATTATTTTGGACTATAA
- a CDS encoding ABC transporter ATP-binding protein — MHPLLKLFRYSGKYRKDIIIASFYSLLNKSFDILPEVLIGVAVDVIVKRQDSLLAKIGIHDVKWQIVILGLFTGLTWVLESLFQYLYSLKWCYLAQHLQHDMRLDAYSHVQKLELEYFENQATGNLMAILNDDINQLERFINDGINQILQIISSTIIISIIFFMISAEVAILSFLPMPLIVIGVFYFRKKLAPRYLSVRNSAGELNSKLNTNLSGLPIIKAFVTEIHELIQITKLSQKYADANKKAIIMSAAVTPVIRMAVMLGFLGALIYGGLLTIDGKIEVASYSILIFLSQRLLWPLTYLAQVTDMYQRSMAAINRVMGLLNAPIHIVSGPNQLMLPCRGEIEFNKVDFAYHERDKLFSDLSFNVTSGETIAFVGSTGSGKSTIVKLLLRFYSYNSGQILIDNQEITSLQLAELRQQIGLVSQDTFLIDGTIADNIAYGTFEAKHEEIIRVAKLAEADGFISQLPEGYNTLVGERGQKLSGGQRQRIALARAIIKNPAILILDEATSALDNQTEDLIQKAMEHVAKDRTTIVIAHRLSTIVNADKIHVLEHGRIIESGTHEELIGLNGHYANLWNLQLKEPDCA, encoded by the coding sequence ATGCACCCTTTATTAAAACTTTTTCGTTATAGTGGTAAATATCGGAAAGATATTATTATTGCTTCGTTCTATTCGCTATTAAATAAATCTTTTGATATTCTTCCTGAGGTTTTAATTGGGGTTGCGGTTGATGTGATTGTTAAACGCCAAGACTCCTTATTAGCTAAAATTGGTATTCACGATGTAAAATGGCAGATAGTGATACTTGGTTTATTTACTGGTCTTACTTGGGTGTTGGAGTCATTATTTCAATATTTGTATTCATTAAAGTGGTGTTATCTGGCACAACATTTACAACATGATATGCGTCTTGATGCCTATTCACATGTGCAAAAGCTAGAGCTTGAATATTTTGAAAATCAGGCGACAGGTAATTTGATGGCGATTCTTAATGATGATATTAATCAACTAGAGCGATTTATCAATGATGGTATTAATCAGATTCTACAGATAATATCTTCAACTATAATCATCAGTATCATATTTTTTATGATATCGGCAGAAGTTGCTATACTTAGCTTTTTACCAATGCCATTAATTGTAATCGGTGTTTTCTATTTCCGCAAAAAACTTGCTCCACGCTATTTAAGTGTGCGTAATTCGGCAGGTGAGTTAAATAGTAAATTAAATACCAATTTATCTGGTTTACCGATAATTAAGGCATTTGTTACCGAAATTCATGAATTAATTCAGATAACGAAACTTAGCCAGAAATATGCTGATGCGAATAAAAAAGCTATCATTATGTCAGCGGCAGTAACTCCGGTAATTCGGATGGCGGTTATGCTTGGCTTTCTGGGTGCTCTAATTTATGGTGGATTACTGACGATTGATGGAAAAATAGAAGTTGCATCATATAGTATTCTGATATTTTTATCGCAACGGTTGTTGTGGCCACTTACCTATTTGGCGCAAGTAACCGATATGTATCAGCGTTCAATGGCAGCAATTAATCGTGTAATGGGCTTATTAAATGCACCGATACATATTGTTTCCGGACCGAATCAACTTATGCTGCCCTGTCGTGGGGAGATTGAATTTAATAAGGTTGATTTTGCCTATCATGAGCGGGACAAGCTTTTTAGTGATTTATCGTTTAATGTTACAAGTGGTGAGACGATTGCTTTTGTTGGTAGTACTGGCTCAGGTAAATCTACCATAGTTAAGCTACTACTACGTTTTTATAGCTATAATTCCGGTCAGATTTTGATTGATAATCAGGAAATAACTTCATTACAGCTAGCCGAATTACGCCAGCAGATTGGTCTAGTTAGTCAGGATACCTTTTTGATTGATGGAACTATTGCTGATAATATCGCCTACGGTACATTTGAGGCTAAGCATGAGGAAATTATCCGGGTTGCCAAATTAGCTGAAGCCGATGGTTTTATCAGTCAGTTGCCAGAAGGCTATAATACCTTAGTTGGTGAACGTGGACAGAAGCTTTCAGGTGGACAGCGCCAGCGGATTGCACTTGCTCGCGCAATAATCAAGAACCCGGCAATATTGATTCTTGATGAGGCTACTTCAGCGCTTGACAATCAAACTGAGGATCTTATCCAAAAGGCGATGGAGCACGTTGCCAAAGACCGAACAACAATAGTTATTGCTCATCGTTTGTCAACAATTGTCAATGCAGATAAAATTCATGTACTTGAACATGGCAGAATAATTGAATCAGGAACTCATGAAGAGTTAATTGGATTAAATGGTCATTATGCTAACTTATGGAATCTGCAACTAAAGGAGCCTGATTGTGCTTAA
- a CDS encoding phosphatase PAP2 family protein, with translation MPQKLYLAISLIILCLVTFALSPYLDQQLASLPYDYQTRYFYGEIAFWCKVIYYSVNVTTFLLILVPLAIIVLTLMKKIQVNPLIVRRMVLITYISLAIGPGLLVNTFFKDEWGRPRPYQVIRDHKPFSYPWQPHFNHPKDNSFPSGHVSIGAFIGIPFIAARRKRLGVALCIVGTIVVGIVRFLQGGHYFSDILMAAIIVWSVNLVVTLLVDKYLMRNKYGS, from the coding sequence ATGCCACAAAAGCTGTATTTAGCTATAAGTTTAATAATCCTATGCTTAGTAACTTTTGCTTTAAGTCCTTATCTGGATCAGCAGCTTGCATCATTACCATATGATTATCAAACTAGGTATTTTTATGGTGAAATAGCCTTTTGGTGCAAAGTTATTTACTATTCGGTAAATGTAACAACATTTCTACTTATCCTTGTGCCACTTGCGATAATAGTCCTTACCTTAATGAAGAAAATACAGGTTAATCCTCTGATTGTAAGGAGAATGGTTTTAATAACTTATATAAGCCTAGCAATTGGACCGGGTTTATTGGTAAATACTTTTTTTAAAGATGAGTGGGGTAGACCCCGTCCATATCAAGTAATTCGTGATCATAAGCCATTCTCCTACCCATGGCAACCACATTTTAATCATCCAAAAGATAATAGTTTTCCTTCTGGACATGTTTCAATTGGTGCATTTATTGGTATCCCCTTTATAGCGGCGCGTCGAAAAAGACTCGGAGTTGCTTTGTGCATTGTGGGTACGATTGTTGTTGGTATAGTAAGATTTTTGCAGGGTGGGCATTATTTTAGTGATATTTTGATGGCTGCCATAATTGTTTGGAGCGTAAATTTAGTTGTAACCCTTTTAGTGGATAAGTACCTAATGAGAAATAAATATGGATCGTAA
- a CDS encoding glycoside hydrolase family 18 protein, whose protein sequence is MKASLTKTITMSLFGSLLVSCNSGTANQATTPQNQTVDINGSELTQYANPNVLTSTSNASSSKVATSCLTATDLVFNTSSTVWYMSGSFKVKNICSNSEQIAGTKVILTGGKTNDSWTSGAFSVNSFSPWLGSSPNYTTTTSNNQLTLTINNTYNLAANQTITANFGYARNNVQLTTAGATVAVSGEITPTPSPTPTPTPSPTPVTTANLNIAVNSSALSSTCTQNKPCNITINLLNSNGSIYKNIATITNSTGSNNYSLQNLVPANYTLSVNGLPSDATVSYTPSSVVQLTAGQTAQAAVNLNLTNPVNNCLSATMNAPTASAWWVSGSFTINNSCNTIQQLKGTTIAVNSNSSSDIISSFQVNSTSPYFADFASVITSSNTALLTVVNSSATIAANGSLNVNFGYSPQGKLLTGNLIASINGATPVADSSLQLTVDSSGVANYCKASTPCNIPVVLSSQNGSFSKTLTTITTTTGKSIFNISNLNTGTYILSSNNLSTDLIASYTPSSNIQLAAGESKIMSVNYSIKPATTGTLGFTAINPQTSLFTQDSIPVTIAGTNGSSSIQAKFGQAQAVTLTAGSYSLSLNGLASASKGVYYKYPQPIANISVNNTTAIGNITASTESNLVSNTINITGLAAGDNVTLAFSDNKYAFNTETLTSTSESVTISNIYKFINGDTVTLSVITNNKYQAIAPLTISVTANKSYTINLVKVQTPSQQIVGYFETWMARATWESATYSLAKIPAYVGIIPIAFAKPDSSYTAGSYNYTGAGLGITATKDVTLGAIKLAQAKGQKLLLSVGGATYPNFGAINVPALMNLVKDLGIDGIDLDYEADTSGCSNLNTNSLSCPTDSQMINIINQLRTGLDQIQASTGRKMYLTAAVWSIGAYGTQAYPTTQYGPVGTKTALWVNPLKQVGSKFDMLFLMSYDAGNASTTGYKPLDALKAYKALYSGPVYLGVEVPPEAWGGNVTTPNQAVSYATSAAQLGGAGTMIWALQLQGTANGVSVNSMSYLQPICRLYNLTNCDEAIPLN, encoded by the coding sequence ATGAAAGCAAGCCTAACAAAAACGATAACCATGAGCCTATTTGGCTCTTTATTGGTTAGTTGTAATAGTGGCACAGCTAATCAAGCTACCACTCCCCAAAATCAAACCGTTGATATTAATGGCAGTGAGTTAACCCAATATGCCAATCCAAATGTATTAACTAGCACATCTAATGCTAGCAGCAGTAAAGTCGCAACTAGCTGTTTAACTGCAACTGATCTAGTTTTTAATACTAGTAGCACAGTATGGTATATGAGTGGTTCTTTTAAAGTTAAGAATATTTGTAGCAATTCGGAACAAATAGCAGGAACAAAAGTTATCCTAACCGGAGGTAAAACGAATGACTCTTGGACGAGTGGAGCCTTTTCTGTTAATAGCTTTTCTCCATGGCTTGGTAGTAGCCCTAACTATACTACTACAACGAGTAATAACCAGCTAACATTAACTATCAATAACACGTATAATCTGGCTGCAAATCAAACCATCACTGCTAATTTTGGTTATGCACGGAATAATGTTCAGTTAACCACAGCTGGTGCAACGGTTGCGGTTAGTGGTGAAATTACGCCAACACCAAGCCCTACTCCTACACCAACTCCATCACCTACACCAGTAACGACAGCAAATCTAAATATTGCGGTTAATAGTAGTGCCCTAAGTAGTACATGTACACAAAATAAACCTTGTAATATTACTATAAATCTTTTAAATAGCAATGGTAGTATTTATAAAAATATTGCAACAATCACAAATAGCACAGGTTCAAATAATTATTCTTTACAAAATTTAGTACCTGCAAATTATACTTTAAGTGTTAATGGCTTACCATCTGATGCAACAGTAAGTTATACACCTAGTAGTGTAGTACAGCTAACCGCAGGACAAACTGCACAAGCAGCCGTAAACCTGAATCTAACAAATCCAGTGAATAACTGTTTATCCGCAACAATGAATGCACCAACCGCATCAGCTTGGTGGGTAAGTGGTTCATTTACCATTAATAATAGCTGTAACACCATACAGCAGCTAAAAGGAACAACAATTGCAGTTAATAGTAATAGTTCTAGCGATATTATCAGTAGCTTCCAAGTAAATAGCACTTCGCCTTATTTTGCTGACTTCGCATCGGTTATTACTAGCAGTAATACTGCATTATTAACGGTAGTCAATAGTTCTGCAACTATTGCAGCTAATGGTAGTCTAAATGTAAATTTTGGCTATAGTCCACAGGGTAAATTATTAACTGGAAACCTGATAGCTAGTATCAATGGCGCAACACCGGTAGCTGATTCATCATTACAGCTAACAGTAGATAGTAGTGGAGTTGCTAATTACTGTAAAGCGTCTACGCCATGCAATATACCAGTAGTCTTATCAAGTCAGAATGGTTCTTTTAGTAAAACATTGACAACAATAACTACGACCACAGGGAAAAGCATATTTAATATTAGTAACCTAAATACAGGGACTTATATTTTAAGTAGCAATAATTTATCTACTGATTTGATTGCAAGTTATACTCCAAGTTCGAATATCCAGCTAGCAGCAGGAGAAAGTAAAATAATGAGTGTTAATTATAGTATAAAACCAGCAACAACTGGAACATTGGGCTTCACCGCGATTAATCCACAAACATCATTATTTACTCAAGATAGTATCCCGGTAACAATTGCGGGAACTAATGGTAGTAGCTCAATTCAGGCTAAATTTGGTCAAGCTCAAGCAGTAACATTAACAGCCGGAAGCTATTCTCTTTCATTAAATGGATTAGCATCAGCAAGTAAGGGAGTTTATTATAAATACCCACAACCTATTGCCAACATCAGTGTAAATAATACTACCGCTATTGGTAATATCACAGCATCAACTGAAAGTAACCTAGTTAGTAATACCATAAATATTACTGGGCTAGCGGCAGGAGATAATGTTACCCTTGCTTTCTCAGATAATAAATATGCCTTTAATACTGAAACCTTAACTTCCACTAGCGAATCAGTAACTATAAGTAATATTTATAAATTTATAAATGGAGATACAGTTACACTTAGTGTTATTACGAATAATAAATATCAGGCAATTGCCCCTCTAACGATAAGCGTAACTGCCAATAAAAGCTATACTATTAACCTAGTTAAAGTGCAAACACCAAGTCAGCAAATAGTTGGTTATTTTGAAACATGGATGGCACGCGCAACTTGGGAATCGGCTACCTATTCATTAGCAAAAATTCCAGCTTATGTTGGTATAATTCCAATTGCTTTTGCCAAACCAGATTCAAGCTATACTGCTGGTAGCTATAATTATACTGGTGCTGGACTTGGAATTACTGCCACTAAAGATGTTACTCTTGGGGCTATTAAATTAGCTCAAGCAAAAGGACAAAAACTGTTGCTATCGGTTGGTGGCGCAACATATCCTAACTTTGGAGCAATTAATGTACCTGCATTAATGAATCTAGTTAAAGATCTTGGGATAGATGGTATTGATCTTGATTATGAGGCTGATACATCTGGTTGTAGCAATCTAAATACTAATTCACTTAGCTGTCCAACAGATAGCCAAATGATTAATATTATCAATCAACTAAGAACAGGTCTTGATCAAATACAAGCTAGTACTGGCAGAAAAATGTACTTGACTGCTGCGGTATGGTCAATTGGTGCCTATGGAACTCAAGCTTACCCAACAACTCAGTATGGACCAGTTGGTACAAAAACTGCTTTATGGGTAAATCCATTAAAACAGGTTGGTAGTAAATTTGATATGCTATTTCTGATGTCGTATGACGCAGGAAATGCTTCAACAACTGGTTATAAACCATTAGACGCACTAAAAGCATATAAAGCACTATATTCAGGTCCAGTTTATCTTGGTGTAGAAGTACCCCCAGAAGCTTGGGGTGGTAATGTAACTACTCCAAATCAGGCTGTAAGTTATGCAACTAGTGCTGCTCAATTAGGTGGTGCAGGAACAATGATCTGGGCATTGCAATTACAGGGTACGGCCAATGGCGTTTCGGTTAACTCAATGAGCTACCTACAACCAATTTGCCGCTTATACAATCTAACTAATTGTGATGAAGCAATTCCCCTAAATTAG
- a CDS encoding TfoX/Sxy family protein yields the protein MNKNREFRDYITNDILSHLDSIKTKSMFGGYGIYWHDVFIAIIADNELYTKVNKDLKEKYKALGYYPFTYQQKNKLVELNYINVPLETIENPNAIRKRLEESYLIAIQKTGKKLA from the coding sequence ATGAATAAAAACAGAGAATTCAGAGACTATATAACCAATGATATTTTGTCTCATCTTGATAGCATAAAGACCAAATCAATGTTTGGTGGTTATGGGATATACTGGCATGATGTATTTATAGCAATAATTGCTGACAACGAATTATATACTAAGGTTAATAAGGATTTGAAAGAGAAATATAAAGCCCTTGGATACTATCCGTTTACCTATCAGCAAAAGAATAAATTAGTTGAACTTAACTATATCAATGTGCCACTTGAAACAATAGAAAACCCAAATGCAATTAGAAAACGACTTGAAGAGTCATATTTAATTGCAATTCAAAAAACTGGCAAAAAATTAGCTTAA
- a CDS encoding ArnT family glycosyltransferase → MDRKVLLVFILIVFMHLLFNQSLQLHYDEAYYWVWSKNLALSYYDHPPMIAYLIRLTTLFSDKEFFVRLAAVLCSTTTVIMMYKTALRMFGQKAADVTVLLALAWPILEGTFFITTIDSPLLMFWSITLYCVVRGFIENELKFVYLAGLFLGCSLLSKYTAILILPGILIYLILAAKKRNKLWNINTYLALLMAIVVFSPVIIWNAGHDWVSFAFQFKHGIASDKSLNFASFGDYIGSTIGAANPFISLTIFAFIFVKRKQLLRDERYLLLVSIFLFVVVFFAYNSLFKFMEANWVAPAYISGIIFAAACLTEYNLKWVYRTAITLILILLPIAKMPGKFVPKQFQSKIPAVNAFMGNQQLYDKIRQNYLHAGDIVLSCDYGNASRGWYYLGQGRTYVLSNFKFTDNYQYWNDKLSYPIQNALYYCDNDDSGNITLLKDYFKEVKPLGSIAYRDNFVNNKLYLYRLSN, encoded by the coding sequence ATGGATCGTAAAGTTCTACTGGTTTTTATCTTGATTGTATTTATGCATCTTCTTTTCAATCAGTCCTTGCAATTACATTATGATGAGGCATACTACTGGGTGTGGAGCAAAAATCTTGCATTGTCCTACTATGATCATCCACCAATGATTGCCTATCTTATTCGGCTAACAACGCTTTTCTCGGATAAAGAGTTTTTTGTAAGACTTGCGGCAGTGTTGTGTAGTACAACTACGGTAATAATGATGTATAAGACAGCATTACGCATGTTTGGGCAAAAAGCAGCTGATGTTACAGTTCTTCTTGCTTTGGCATGGCCAATTCTTGAAGGTACATTTTTTATAACAACAATAGATAGTCCTCTACTCATGTTTTGGAGTATTACTCTATACTGTGTTGTTCGTGGATTCATTGAAAATGAATTAAAATTTGTCTATCTTGCCGGTTTGTTTCTTGGGTGTAGTTTATTATCAAAATATACTGCAATACTTATCTTACCTGGAATTCTTATTTATCTAATCTTAGCAGCAAAAAAAAGAAACAAACTCTGGAATATTAATACCTATTTGGCTCTATTGATGGCTATTGTTGTCTTTAGTCCGGTAATTATCTGGAATGCAGGGCATGATTGGGTATCTTTTGCCTTTCAATTTAAACATGGTATTGCTTCTGACAAAAGCCTAAATTTTGCCAGTTTTGGTGACTATATTGGTAGTACAATTGGTGCTGCAAATCCGTTTATCTCTTTAACAATTTTTGCCTTTATTTTTGTAAAAAGAAAACAACTTCTCCGTGATGAAAGGTATCTGCTTTTAGTCTCAATATTTCTCTTTGTTGTGGTGTTTTTTGCTTATAACAGTTTGTTCAAGTTCATGGAGGCTAATTGGGTTGCACCTGCTTATATAAGTGGTATTATTTTTGCGGCAGCTTGTCTTACTGAGTATAATCTTAAATGGGTTTATCGTACTGCAATAACTTTAATTCTGATTTTGTTACCTATTGCAAAAATGCCTGGTAAATTTGTGCCAAAACAGTTTCAGAGTAAAATTCCTGCGGTTAATGCGTTTATGGGTAATCAACAGTTATATGACAAGATAAGACAGAATTATTTACATGCTGGGGATATTGTTCTCTCCTGTGATTATGGCAATGCTTCACGGGGTTGGTACTATCTTGGACAAGGTAGAACTTATGTGTTAAGCAACTTTAAATTTACGGATAATTACCAATACTGGAATGATAAATTAAGTTACCCAATACAAAATGCTTTATACTATTGCGATAATGATGATTCAGGTAATATCACGTTACTAAAAGACTATTTTAAAGAAGTTAAACCATTAGGCAGTATAGCTTATAGAGATAATTTTGTTAATAATAAATTATATCTATACCGCTTATCTAATTAA
- a CDS encoding dicarboxylate/amino acid:cation symporter, with protein MLKLYRSHQGKIILVAVILAFVLGIIEPKMFSHLQFISDSFINLLKLCALPIVLTSLIVTIGHLDQLHDLKQVARNSVIYILITEIIAVTIGMSLFNLVHIGGNVSASGLLSGAKYTDSTSTAIDPTHIFNYLFSSNIFKSLANFDVLPIVVFSILFGLTCALHREKARPVLEVMQSTRELFLALLNGVMYIAPLAIFVMIGTSVADSYLSGALSANLVALLQFVGLFFCGLFLHFLWQVILVVTLYKNLNVKILLEEGVPIFTTAFVSSSSLATLPIALEKAVKLGGKPKVVNFMLPICASMNFASGMMYEMAACLFFMHILGIHPDFIQQVLLAVACILTGIAVGGIPETSMVSFVTVFGMANIPLSAIAILMPLDRVVDRIRTMVNIFGNTCGTMIVSKTIKD; from the coding sequence GTGCTTAAATTATATCGAAGTCACCAGGGCAAAATAATCCTTGTTGCTGTTATCTTAGCTTTTGTGCTGGGAATCATTGAGCCAAAAATGTTTAGTCATTTGCAATTTATTAGTGATTCCTTCATAAATCTTCTTAAATTATGTGCATTACCGATAGTATTAACTTCCTTGATTGTTACTATCGGGCATCTAGATCAGTTACACGATCTAAAGCAAGTCGCCCGTAATTCGGTAATATATATTTTGATAACTGAAATAATCGCCGTTACTATTGGGATGAGCCTATTTAATCTGGTTCATATCGGTGGCAATGTAAGTGCTAGTGGTTTACTAAGCGGTGCTAAATATACCGACTCAACCTCAACGGCAATCGATCCAACGCATATTTTTAATTATCTATTTTCTTCAAATATCTTTAAATCGCTAGCAAATTTTGATGTATTACCAATAGTTGTATTCTCAATACTTTTTGGTTTAACCTGTGCCTTGCATCGGGAAAAAGCTAGACCCGTCTTGGAAGTGATGCAAAGCACCCGCGAATTATTTCTTGCTTTACTAAATGGGGTAATGTATATTGCACCGCTGGCAATTTTTGTAATGATTGGTACTTCAGTTGCCGATAGTTATTTAAGTGGGGCATTATCTGCGAATTTGGTAGCATTGCTGCAATTTGTCGGTTTATTTTTCTGTGGCTTATTTTTACATTTTCTTTGGCAAGTAATTCTGGTAGTTACATTATATAAAAACTTAAATGTAAAAATACTTCTTGAAGAAGGAGTTCCCATCTTTACTACTGCATTTGTTTCTTCGAGTTCATTAGCAACATTACCGATTGCGTTAGAGAAGGCGGTTAAACTTGGTGGTAAACCCAAAGTAGTTAATTTTATGTTGCCTATTTGTGCTTCGATGAATTTTGCTTCCGGTATGATGTATGAAATGGCAGCCTGTTTATTTTTTATGCATATTTTGGGTATCCACCCGGATTTTATCCAACAAGTTTTACTTGCTGTAGCTTGTATCCTCACTGGTATTGCCGTGGGTGGAATACCTGAAACTAGTATGGTAAGTTTTGTTACAGTTTTTGGGATGGCAAATATTCCATTATCCGCAATTGCAATTTTAATGCCACTTGATCGGGTTGTTGATAGGATTCGCACAATGGTAAATATATTCGGTAATACTTGCGGTACAATGATAGTAAGTAAAACCATCAAAGACTGA